A section of the Osmia lignaria lignaria isolate PbOS001 chromosome 16, iyOsmLign1, whole genome shotgun sequence genome encodes:
- the Diap2 gene encoding death-associated inhibitor of apoptosis 2 isoform X1 produces the protein MNVEENRLRTFADWPTNATVDAARIAKAGFYYSGRALEVQCFLCGVKISDWNYGDQAMVRHRLAEPTCPFVQNPSNTCNVPLLPISTNNSGLPSSSADVSQENIIELQSINSNQSNEPQKQCRTMLQRLQTFTNWPISSIVSPEKLAKAGFYYLQHKDMVQCIYCRGIVRKWELGDDPDKEHRIHFPKCDFYMHQEEEDQLYLSNVKLMPGATSNLTELGIQTHTAPKKPNHATYEGRLSTFSGWPENLKQTPEMLSSAGFYYNGFGDHVRCFHCDGGLRNWEATDDAWTEHARWFPKCEFVNLVRGQEFIKQCINSRPPLDPSIFEGVTEDDDTDITETPPASLPPVLPAPSEITDAALERLLDSPPATTALEIGLHVGRVKRALKRRMEEVGTPYTNPDQLIEDVLRDQIMEDDTRLQTPDSPSSELTTLLNLVLREQTNNTMEQCPDIERDDTYQENKDKTDLYPCNGENFKLSDDNTLDKKANVKLKETASLEEENRRLKEARLCKICMDREVAIVFLPCGHLATCVYCAPSLTYCPMCRQEIRATVRTFLS, from the exons ATGAATGTTGAAGAAAACAGATTAAGAACTTTTGCGGATTGGCCAACAAATGCCACGGTTGATGCTGCTCGAATAGCAAAAGCAGGATTTTATTATAGCGGACGTGCTTTAGAAGTACAATGTTTCCTATGTGGAGTAAAAATTTCTGATTGGAATTATGGTGATCAAGCAATGGTACGTCATCGATTAGCCGAACCTACTTGTCCTTTTGTTCAAAATCCTTCTAATACCTGTAATGTTCCCTTGTTACCTATATCTACCAATAATTCTGGATTGCCATCGTCATCAGCTGACGTATCAcaagaaaatataattgaacTTCAATCTATAAATTCTAATCAGAGCAATGAACCACAAAAACAATGTAGGACTATGTTGCAAAGATTACAAACTTTTACCAATTGGCCTATTTCTTCTATTGTATCACCTGAAAAGCTTGCTAAAGCTGGGTTTTATTATCTTCAACACaaagatatg GTGCAGTGTATATACTGTAGAGGTATTGTACGAAAATGGGAACTCGGTGATGATCCAGATAAAGAACATAGAATACATTTTCCCAAATGTGATTTTTATATGcatcaagaagaagagg ATCAATTATATTTATCCAATGTAAAGTTAATGCCTGGAGCAACATCAAACCTCACGGAATTAGGGATACAAACGCATACAGCTCCTAAAAAACCAAATCATGCCACATACGAAGGAAGATTGAGTACTTTCAGTGGTTGGCCAGAGAATCTGAAACAAACTCCTGAAATGTTATCTAGTGCAGGATTTTATTACAATGGATTTGGGGATCATGTTAGATGTTTTCATTGCGATGGTGGTTTACGAAACTGGGAAGCAACAGATGATGCATGGACTGAACATGCAAGATGGTTTCCTAAATGTGAATTTGTAAATCTTGTGAGGGGTCAAGAATTTATCAAACAGTGCATTAATAGTAGACCACCTTTGGACCCATCA ATTTTTGAAGGTGTGACAGAAGATGATGATACAGACATAACTGAAACCCCACCTGCTTCACTACCACCAGTTTTACCAGCTCCATCAGAAATTACAGATGCAGCATTGGAAAGATTATTAGATAGTCCGCCAGCAACA acaGCTCTAGAAATTGGATTACACGTTGGCAGAGTAAAAAGAGCTTTAAAAAGACGAATGGAAGAAGTTGGAACTCCATACACAAATCCTGATCAACTTATAGAAGATGTCCTTCGTGATCAAATTATGGAAGATGATACTAG ATTACAAACTCCTGATTCACCCTCTTCAGAATTAACTACCTTGTTAAACCTTGTATTAAGAGAACAAACAAATAATACTATGGAACAATGTCCTGATATTGAAAGGGATGATACTTATcaagaaaataaagataaaactGACTTATATCCTTGTAAcggtgaaaatttcaaattatctgATGATAATACACTTGATAAAAAAGCAAATgttaaattgaaggaaactg catctttagaagaagaaaatagaagattaaaagaagCTCGTTTGTGTAAAATTTGCATGGATCGGGAAGTAGCTATTGTATTTTTGCCATGTGGACATTTAGCAACTTGTGTTTATTGTGCTCCTTCTCTTACATACTGTCCAATGTGTCGACAAGAAATTCGAGCTACTGTTCGTACATTTTTATCCTAA
- the Diap2 gene encoding death-associated inhibitor of apoptosis 2 isoform X2, giving the protein MVRHRLAEPTCPFVQNPSNTCNVPLLPISTNNSGLPSSSADVSQENIIELQSINSNQSNEPQKQCRTMLQRLQTFTNWPISSIVSPEKLAKAGFYYLQHKDMVQCIYCRGIVRKWELGDDPDKEHRIHFPKCDFYMHQEEEDQLYLSNVKLMPGATSNLTELGIQTHTAPKKPNHATYEGRLSTFSGWPENLKQTPEMLSSAGFYYNGFGDHVRCFHCDGGLRNWEATDDAWTEHARWFPKCEFVNLVRGQEFIKQCINSRPPLDPSIFEGVTEDDDTDITETPPASLPPVLPAPSEITDAALERLLDSPPATTALEIGLHVGRVKRALKRRMEEVGTPYTNPDQLIEDVLRDQIMEDDTRLQTPDSPSSELTTLLNLVLREQTNNTMEQCPDIERDDTYQENKDKTDLYPCNGENFKLSDDNTLDKKANVKLKETASLEEENRRLKEARLCKICMDREVAIVFLPCGHLATCVYCAPSLTYCPMCRQEIRATVRTFLS; this is encoded by the exons ATGGTACGTCATCGATTAGCCGAACCTACTTGTCCTTTTGTTCAAAATCCTTCTAATACCTGTAATGTTCCCTTGTTACCTATATCTACCAATAATTCTGGATTGCCATCGTCATCAGCTGACGTATCAcaagaaaatataattgaacTTCAATCTATAAATTCTAATCAGAGCAATGAACCACAAAAACAATGTAGGACTATGTTGCAAAGATTACAAACTTTTACCAATTGGCCTATTTCTTCTATTGTATCACCTGAAAAGCTTGCTAAAGCTGGGTTTTATTATCTTCAACACaaagatatg GTGCAGTGTATATACTGTAGAGGTATTGTACGAAAATGGGAACTCGGTGATGATCCAGATAAAGAACATAGAATACATTTTCCCAAATGTGATTTTTATATGcatcaagaagaagagg ATCAATTATATTTATCCAATGTAAAGTTAATGCCTGGAGCAACATCAAACCTCACGGAATTAGGGATACAAACGCATACAGCTCCTAAAAAACCAAATCATGCCACATACGAAGGAAGATTGAGTACTTTCAGTGGTTGGCCAGAGAATCTGAAACAAACTCCTGAAATGTTATCTAGTGCAGGATTTTATTACAATGGATTTGGGGATCATGTTAGATGTTTTCATTGCGATGGTGGTTTACGAAACTGGGAAGCAACAGATGATGCATGGACTGAACATGCAAGATGGTTTCCTAAATGTGAATTTGTAAATCTTGTGAGGGGTCAAGAATTTATCAAACAGTGCATTAATAGTAGACCACCTTTGGACCCATCA ATTTTTGAAGGTGTGACAGAAGATGATGATACAGACATAACTGAAACCCCACCTGCTTCACTACCACCAGTTTTACCAGCTCCATCAGAAATTACAGATGCAGCATTGGAAAGATTATTAGATAGTCCGCCAGCAACA acaGCTCTAGAAATTGGATTACACGTTGGCAGAGTAAAAAGAGCTTTAAAAAGACGAATGGAAGAAGTTGGAACTCCATACACAAATCCTGATCAACTTATAGAAGATGTCCTTCGTGATCAAATTATGGAAGATGATACTAG ATTACAAACTCCTGATTCACCCTCTTCAGAATTAACTACCTTGTTAAACCTTGTATTAAGAGAACAAACAAATAATACTATGGAACAATGTCCTGATATTGAAAGGGATGATACTTATcaagaaaataaagataaaactGACTTATATCCTTGTAAcggtgaaaatttcaaattatctgATGATAATACACTTGATAAAAAAGCAAATgttaaattgaaggaaactg catctttagaagaagaaaatagaagattaaaagaagCTCGTTTGTGTAAAATTTGCATGGATCGGGAAGTAGCTATTGTATTTTTGCCATGTGGACATTTAGCAACTTGTGTTTATTGTGCTCCTTCTCTTACATACTGTCCAATGTGTCGACAAGAAATTCGAGCTACTGTTCGTACATTTTTATCCTAA